The following proteins come from a genomic window of Pyxidicoccus sp. MSG2:
- a CDS encoding STAS domain-containing protein, which translates to MSALPKQDLLSISPERIGRIIDVLSMISVGEFSVERTTIPIHEQDEFAALEETLNVFVRELDTTRREHEEALTRLATSHREMEEKLATIERQREAIRDLSTPIIELWEDILTLPIVGVVDTQRSVEMTERLLHRIVQGKARCVIIDITGVEVVDTMTANHFIKMVNAARLLGAYCVVTGISPLIAQTLVQIGVDLSAVKTLSSLKEGLRECFLHLRKNNSGTPTQQR; encoded by the coding sequence ATGAGCGCCCTCCCCAAGCAGGACCTCCTCTCCATCAGCCCCGAGCGCATCGGCCGCATCATCGACGTGCTGTCGATGATTTCCGTGGGTGAGTTCTCCGTCGAGCGGACCACCATCCCCATCCACGAGCAGGACGAGTTTGCCGCGCTGGAGGAGACGCTCAACGTCTTCGTGCGCGAGCTGGACACCACGCGCCGCGAGCACGAGGAGGCGCTGACGCGCCTGGCGACGAGCCACCGGGAGATGGAGGAGAAGCTCGCCACCATCGAACGGCAGCGCGAGGCCATCCGCGACTTGTCCACGCCCATCATCGAGCTGTGGGAGGACATCCTCACGCTGCCCATCGTCGGCGTGGTGGACACGCAGCGCTCGGTGGAGATGACCGAGCGGCTCCTGCACCGCATCGTCCAGGGGAAGGCCCGCTGCGTCATCATCGACATCACCGGCGTGGAGGTGGTGGACACGATGACGGCCAACCACTTCATCAAGATGGTCAACGCCGCGCGGCTCTTGGGTGCGTACTGCGTGGTGACGGGCATCAGCCCGCTCATCGCCCAGACGCTGGTCCAGATTGGCGTGGACCTCAGTGCGGTGAAGACGCTCAGCAGCCTGAAGGAAGGCCTGCGCGAGTGCTTCCTCCACCTGCGCAAGAACAACAGCGGGACGCCGACGCAGCAGCGCTGA
- a CDS encoding STAS domain-containing protein, translating to MSQPDFPGASRPDRETSRIPIIPLWGNLIVPLQGDITDAQAAQLCSDVLRDIQRIGARGMVVDISGLWLVDSHLCAVLARLAASARLMGTRTVLCGMGADVALTLQSMGIQLEGVETALGLEEGLVLLGVQVVGGRTTSAEREAALALADEMLGLSPSPLPKPTA from the coding sequence ATGAGCCAGCCCGACTTCCCCGGGGCCTCCCGCCCCGACCGCGAGACTTCCCGCATCCCCATCATCCCCCTCTGGGGCAACCTCATCGTCCCGCTGCAGGGGGACATCACCGACGCGCAGGCCGCGCAGCTGTGCTCGGACGTGCTGCGCGACATCCAGCGCATCGGCGCGCGCGGCATGGTGGTGGACATCTCCGGGCTCTGGCTGGTGGACAGCCACCTGTGCGCGGTGCTCGCGAGGCTGGCGGCCTCGGCGCGGCTGATGGGGACCCGCACCGTGCTGTGCGGCATGGGCGCGGACGTGGCGCTCACCCTGCAGAGCATGGGCATCCAGCTCGAGGGCGTGGAGACGGCGCTGGGCTTGGAGGAGGGGCTGGTGCTGCTCGGTGTCCAGGTGGTGGGCGGGCGCACCACCTCCGCCGAGCGCGAGGCCGCCCTTGCCCTGGCCGACGAGATGCTCGGCCTGTCGCCGTCCCCCCTTCCCAAGCCCACCGCCTGA
- a CDS encoding SpoIIE family protein phosphatase has product MALVRTQGGHTLLAVVDALGHGPVAAAVAADAARCLEQQPLDSGVEPLLDAVHAALRHSRGAAIMLGLFDGKTLQCGGVGNVELRTRGTRVPVVPTPGILGQSMRSLRTASAALSPGDRLVLFSDGLSFRLDLEYARKLPPNEACLLLMERYARPSDDATVMVVDVENS; this is encoded by the coding sequence ATGGCGCTGGTTCGTACCCAGGGCGGGCACACGCTGCTGGCGGTGGTCGACGCGCTGGGGCACGGCCCCGTGGCCGCGGCGGTGGCGGCCGACGCGGCCCGCTGCCTGGAGCAGCAGCCGCTGGACTCCGGCGTGGAGCCGCTGCTGGACGCGGTGCACGCGGCCCTGCGGCACAGCCGGGGCGCGGCCATCATGCTCGGCCTGTTCGACGGCAAGACGCTCCAGTGCGGCGGCGTGGGCAACGTCGAGTTGCGCACGCGGGGCACCCGGGTGCCCGTGGTCCCCACGCCCGGCATCCTCGGTCAGTCCATGCGCTCGCTGCGCACCGCCTCCGCGGCGCTGTCGCCCGGAGACCGGCTGGTCCTCTTCAGCGACGGCCTGAGCTTCCGGCTGGACCTGGAGTACGCACGGAAGCTTCCCCCCAACGAGGCGTGTCTGCTCCTGATGGAGCGCTACGCCCGACCTTCGGACGATGCCACCGTGATGGTGGTGGACGTGGAGAACTCATGA